A genomic window from Malassezia vespertilionis chromosome 6, complete sequence includes:
- a CDS encoding uncharacterized protein (TransMembrane:12 (i41-60o72-95i116-138o150-171i183-202o222-242i263-284o316-341i362-381o387-413i433-456o476-496i); COG:E; EggNog:ENOG503NUN0) has product MLNVQDEKISLTEQSSENELTDIDPIVKGSQRKLHARHLRFLALGGSIGTGLFIATGNILSTGGPGSVMINLVILSFMIVTVLFAIGEFAALYPLPGLYTSCISRFLDPSLGFAIGLDYTLTWLIILPVELTAVTIVIGYWDTEEVVPKGVWIVIVMLFVFGINVIGVQAYGEFEVFATSIKMISIIGFIIFSIIVTCGGPPVNHYYGAQYWHDPGAFNNGFKGFCSVFVFGAFSFGGSELIGITAAEAAHPRKQLPRACKMVIYRVLIFFILALFMVTLTVPYDDEALLGSSNNPRASAFVLAIKRTGEHTLASVFNGAILISVISVANSAVYASSRLMVGMSQQKLIPKFMGYMDSKGRPWPAMLLSFMFGCLAFLVYSTSESEVFSWLVGISGLATIFVWGIVSLAHVRFRLAWKAQNLTAADLPWASPLGIYGSIFSFVINFLLVAGNLYYAAFPIGEGAPEETPQKRAHDFFESMISFVVVLFTFILHKLITRAPFVRFSEIDLMSQRRDPVSSEQLQAEKKEFAALPLWKRITHTLF; this is encoded by the coding sequence ATGCTAAATGTGCAAGATGAGAAGATATCTTTAACAGAACAAAGTTCTGAAAACGAGCTAACAGATATTGATCCTATTGTTAAAGGGTCTCAGAGGAAGCTCCATGCACGCCATCTCCGCTTTCTTGCATTGGGCGGCAGCATTGGAACGGGCCTGTTTATTGCTACGGGTAATATCCTTTCTACTGGTGGCCCAGGCTCTGTGATGATTAATCTAGTGATTCTCTCTTTCATGATTGTAACTGTTCTTTTTGCGATAGGTGAGTTTGCTGCTCTGTATCCGCTCCCTGGGCTCTATACCAGCTGTATCAGCCGGTTTCTCGACCCATCTCTAGGCTTTGCTATCGGACTTGATTATACGCTTACCTGGCTTATTATTTTGCCTGTTGAATTGACGGCGGTAACAATCGTCATTGGATACTGGGATACGGAAGAGGTTGTACCAAAAGGAGTGTGGATTGTAATCGTCATGCTATTCGTGTTTGGCATCAACGTGATTGGAGTTCAAGCATACGGAGAATTTGAGGTTTTTGCAACGTCGATTAAGATGATCAGCATCATTGGCTTTATTATTTTCTCGATCATCGTGACCTGCGGAGGTCCCCCTGTAAACCATTACTACGGGGCTCAATACTGGCATGATCCCGGCGCGTTTAACAACGGCTTCAAAGGGTTTTGCAGTGTGTTTGTGTTTGGAGCTTTTTCTTTCGGAGGCTCTGAACTCATAGGTATCACTGCTGCTGAGGCCGCTCATCCACGGAAACAATTGCCAAGAGCATGCAAGATGGTCATCTATCGCGTTTTGATCTTTTTTATTCTAGCTTTATTTATGGTCACATTGACCGTGCCTTATGATGACGAGGCACTGTTGGGGTCCAGCAATAATCCCCGTGCATCTGCATTTGTCCTTGCGATCAAACGAACCGGTGAACATACTTTGGCAAGCGTATTCAACGGTGCCATTTTAATATCGGTGATCTCCGTCGCGAACTCGGCCGTGTACGCGTCTAGTCGGCTCATGGTTGGCATGAGTCAACAGAAATTGATCCCGAAATTCATGGGCTACATGGATTCGAAAGGACGCCCTTGGCCAGCAATGCTACTTTCTTTCATGTTTGGATGCTTGGCGTTCTTGGTATACTCCACATCGGAAAGCGAAGTTTTTTCTTGGTTGGTTGGTATCTCCGGTCTTGCAACCATCTTTGTATGGGGCATTGTAAGCTTGGCGCACGTCCGCTTCCGTCTCGCTTGGAAGGCACAAAATTTAACGGCAGCAGATTTGCCATGGGCTTCCCCACTTGGCATATATGGCTCCATCTTTTCATTTGTGATTAACTTTTTGCTTGTCGCAGGCAATCTTTATTATGCGGCTTTCCCCATTGGCGAAGGAGCGCCAGAGGAGACTCCACAAAAACGCGCTCACGACTTTTTTGAAAGCATGATTTCGTTCGTCGTGGTGCTCTTCACTTTCATTCTGCATAAGCTTATCACGCGCGCCCCATTTGTGCGATTCAGCGAAATTGACCTGATGTCTCAACGGAGAGACCCCGTGTCGAGCGAACAGCTGCAAGCTGAAAAAAAAGAATTTGCGGCACTGCCACTATGGAAACGAATTACACATACCCTATTTTAG